ATGGTGCAAATTCCCGGCGAGGCAATTCGTCTTTCAGCCGACATTCTCAGAGCCGAAATTGAGCGGGGCAGTATTCTCCACCAACAGCTTCAGCATTACGCGCAGGCTCTTTTTGACCAGGTAACTCAGCTTTCTGCCTGCGATCGGCTGCATTCGATCGAACAACGGCTCTGTCGCTGGCTTCTGATGACACAGGATCGTGTGGGAGAAGGACAATTTCCCCTGACCCAGGCAATCCTGGCGCAAATGTTGGGTGTGCGTCGTGCCACGGTGAGCGAAATTGCAGGGCGGCTTCAGCGATCGAATTTGATTCGCTATCGGCGCGGACAGATGGAGATTGTCGATCGATCGGGATTGGAAAACCTGGTGTGCGAGTGTTACGGGAAAATCAGGCGGGTACGGGGGTAGCAAACGCAGACATTTACCCGCAGACATTTACTTAATGCGATCCCACAGAGGATTCATCCCGTCCTAAACGCTTTATAGCTTTTCCCACGCTGGCAAGGTACGAGGGATGCGGGAGCTTCTTCCCGTACAGAGACGATGCTCCTAACCTCATTTTTTGTACGACCTTTGCCTGAACAAGGCTGTAACTCAATAGCTATTCTTAAATATTATCTTAAATATTGGTTGAAGCAGTCGGTTGAAGCAATTGGCTAGAGCAGCATTTGACTGAAGCACATTCTATTAATCCTGAATTGTATTACTGTAAAACTTACTATAAAACCAACTTTAAAAAGAGGCTAATGAAAGCTATAAAGCGTTTAGGACGGGATGAATCCTCTGTGGGATCGCATTAAGTAAATGTCTGCGTTTGCTACCCCCGTACCCGCCTGATTTTCCCGTAACACTCGCACACCAGGTTTTCCAATCCCGATCGATCGGGATTGGAAAACCTGGTGTGCGAGTGTTACGGGAAAATCAGGCGGGTACGGGGGTAG
This is a stretch of genomic DNA from Leptolyngbya ohadii IS1. It encodes these proteins:
- a CDS encoding Crp/Fnr family transcriptional regulator, translated to MRFRSEYLQEELRSSHGENCFASLKLQVTGCNHLLCVLPLADRERISSYLEPVHLDAQQILYDAEQPIEWVYFPLNCVVSLLTVMENGETIEVATVGREGIVGLPILLGVEQVPGRAMVQIPGEAIRLSADILRAEIERGSILHQQLQHYAQALFDQVTQLSACDRLHSIEQRLCRWLLMTQDRVGEGQFPLTQAILAQMLGVRRATVSEIAGRLQRSNLIRYRRGQMEIVDRSGLENLVCECYGKIRRVRG